ACACCCACTGTCAGACCAAATAGGGGAATGACATGTTCTGGTGTCCCGAGAAGCTCACTCACTTCATCCAGATGATTCCGGATGCCGCCAATATAACAAATACCCAGCCCCATTGATTCAGCCGCCACAGAAGCATTTTGCGCAGCCAGTGATGCATCAATGACAGCCACCATAAACTTCTCCATAGATTCCAGCGAATCATTGACATCAGCACCGTCCCACTGTCCAATCAGAGAGTGACGGTATAAGTCAGCACAAAATACAAAGAAGTGACCTGTCTCTGCCACATAGCTTTGGCCACCTGCCAGCGCCGCAAGTTTCTCTCTTTTTTCCTGATCCGTCACTCCAATAATGCTGTAGGCCTGAATAAAGCTTGAGGTGGAAGCACTCTGAGCAGCCTTCACAATCACCTCAATCTGCTCCGCTGTCAAAGCTTCGTCTTTAAACTTTCTCACTGAGCGGTGCTCAAGCATCATTTTAATTGTTTCATTCATACATCCATCGCAACCTTTCATTCATGTCTACTGATAAGTGTACAAAAATTGAGAAAACGATGCGAATCATTCAGCTCGGACGAATGGCTATATCATTATAAAAAATACAGCTGTCCCGTTTTTTGGGACAGCTTTCAATAGAGTCTTGATTATAGAAACCGTGCCGGAGACATCCTCCGCTCCGTGGCCGGGCGGTGAACCCGCCTGCGCTTCGCACAGTCGGTTTCACCTGTCCCTTTCCGCCACAGGAGTCTCCGGATGTCTCCGGCACTTTTTATATTTGTGTAATCGATCTTTTTTCCAATTCGTTAATTTGAAGTCCCACCAAAATTTTACATATTATAAAAACCTGACTCTTGATATGAGTCAGGTTACTCTTAAATGTTATCCAAGTCCAGGATAGCCCTGCTGCCTTAAAGCTTCATAAACAAGAATGGCTGCTGTGTTGGAAAGATTCAATGAACGCACGTGACCATTCATTGGAATGCGCAATGCGCGGTCCTTGTTATTTTCAATGACATCGTCGGGCAGCCCGGATGTTTCGCGGCCAAAGATAAAATAAAAGTCCTGATCTGTGTTTGAGTAATCAAACGTGGAATGAGGCTGCGTTCCGTACTTCGTTAAATAGAAGTACTCCCCGCCTTCACTCGACTTATAAAAATCATCAAGCGAATCATGATAATGAAGATCAACATGTTCCCAATAATCAAGACCTGCCCGTTTCAGCATTTTATCATCCGTTGAAAAACCCAATGGACGAATTAAATGAAGTGCCGTTCCTGTCGCAGCACATGTTCTTGCGATATTTCCTGTGTTTGCCGGTATTTCCGGCTGAAATAATACAACGTGTAAACCCAATCTATTTCACCTCAACGATTTCTATCAGTACAATCTTTCTTATTCTATCATGAAATATGAAAAAAATAATAGCGGATATTCGGGGTATAGGCTGCTGAATCCCGATATGCCCAATTCCGCATCCGGCTGTCATTCGTGTGGGCGTTTACCAGGGGAGTGCCGTTTGAAATGGCAGTGATCATCGTTGTATGATCCACTCTGCCATCTCCGCTGAAGTCATAACAGATCACATCGCCTAATTCAAGCTGACTGACATCTGATACCTGTGTTGCGATTGACGGGAGAAACCAGCGCATTGAGTGGGCAACTGCCCAG
The nucleotide sequence above comes from Jeotgalibacillus aurantiacus. Encoded proteins:
- the nfsA gene encoding oxygen-insensitive NADPH nitroreductase — translated: MNETIKMMLEHRSVRKFKDEALTAEQIEVIVKAAQSASTSSFIQAYSIIGVTDQEKREKLAALAGGQSYVAETGHFFVFCADLYRHSLIGQWDGADVNDSLESMEKFMVAVIDASLAAQNASVAAESMGLGICYIGGIRNHLDEVSELLGTPEHVIPLFGLTVGVPDQETAVKPRYPFKTVYHENTYQSDEEAVRSELEEYNDVISSYYHQRTEGKRSDKWTEQMAGMLSRKSRMYMKDFVEKKKFARK
- the trmL gene encoding tRNA (uridine(34)/cytosine(34)/5-carboxymethylaminomethyluridine(34)-2'-O)-methyltransferase TrmL, which codes for MGLHVVLFQPEIPANTGNIARTCAATGTALHLIRPLGFSTDDKMLKRAGLDYWEHVDLHYHDSLDDFYKSSEGGEYFYLTKYGTQPHSTFDYSNTDQDFYFIFGRETSGLPDDVIENNKDRALRIPMNGHVRSLNLSNTAAILVYEALRQQGYPGLG